In Streptomyces sp. NBC_00569, a single genomic region encodes these proteins:
- a CDS encoding ADP-ribosylglycohydrolase family protein, producing the protein MTPPTVTPETKPRATATPTTPRRIEGLLLGIAAGDAAGWPSGRHRAARLPDWTRRLTRELDTFAEQNATTTLPVPIALNQPPEPLRLGPSDDAEWAAFTAASILNATGARAQSTNLPPDDQVRKALALAWNTLAAEVAEATARADEIESARMPMRARISVRAGLGNLAAGLSPPATGHDNPHYFDDAACVRAAVLAVVHPGAPELAAELAEFDARYTQDGDGVHGARAMAAAVATALGGAPVDACVDAALAQLPEGTEIRRNALHAVDLARRATAARPGLPGNAFALVPVLEHEIVDHVYSYGIAAAETVPVALAVATAAGGDVTEALPTAACLSRVADSAPALAGALTGAIGGADTLPASWRDACRRLAGCALPRLAGTDLVAVAANLTRAATTPKGL; encoded by the coding sequence ATGACGCCCCCCACGGTCACACCCGAAACGAAACCCCGCGCCACGGCAACCCCCACCACCCCCCGCCGAATCGAGGGCCTGCTGCTCGGCATCGCCGCAGGCGACGCCGCAGGCTGGCCCTCAGGCCGACACCGCGCAGCCCGCCTCCCCGACTGGACCCGCCGCCTGACCCGAGAACTGGACACGTTCGCGGAGCAGAACGCGACGACGACGCTCCCCGTACCGATCGCGCTCAACCAGCCCCCGGAACCCCTCCGCCTGGGCCCGTCGGACGACGCGGAATGGGCGGCGTTCACGGCGGCCTCGATCCTGAACGCCACCGGCGCGAGAGCCCAGAGCACGAACCTCCCCCCGGACGACCAGGTACGCAAGGCACTCGCGCTCGCCTGGAACACCCTCGCCGCCGAGGTGGCCGAGGCAACGGCCCGTGCGGACGAGATCGAGTCGGCGCGCATGCCGATGCGGGCCCGCATCTCCGTAAGAGCGGGCCTGGGCAACCTGGCGGCGGGCCTGAGCCCTCCGGCCACGGGACACGACAACCCGCACTACTTCGACGACGCGGCCTGCGTACGCGCGGCCGTACTGGCCGTGGTCCACCCCGGTGCCCCCGAACTCGCCGCGGAACTCGCGGAGTTCGACGCCCGGTACACCCAGGACGGCGACGGTGTGCACGGCGCCAGAGCCATGGCGGCGGCCGTGGCGACAGCGCTGGGCGGCGCACCGGTGGATGCCTGCGTGGACGCCGCGCTGGCCCAGCTCCCCGAGGGAACCGAGATCCGCCGCAACGCACTGCACGCGGTGGACCTGGCGCGAAGGGCGACCGCGGCCCGCCCCGGCCTGCCGGGAAACGCGTTCGCACTGGTCCCGGTTCTGGAGCACGAGATCGTCGACCACGTCTACAGCTACGGCATCGCGGCGGCGGAAACGGTCCCGGTGGCCCTGGCCGTGGCGACCGCGGCCGGCGGCGACGTGACGGAGGCGCTGCCCACGGCGGCGTGCCTCTCGCGGGTGGCGGACTCGGCCCCGGCGCTGGCGGGCGCGCTGACCGGAGCGATCGGCGGGGCCGACACGCTCCCGGCGAGCTGGCGGGACGCCTGCCGCAGGCTCGCGGGCTGCGCACTGCCACGCCTGGCGGGAACGGACCTCGTGGCCGTCGCGGCAAACCTGACCAGGGCAGCAACCACACCGAAAGGCCTCTGA
- a CDS encoding ADP-ribosylglycohydrolase family protein produces the protein MLRLTWVQPEDLLGHELRQAAQDGRDASGVERRWHEAGGLPPPDRAGASPPAQDPRLRALANTLLDELASTQSPLRALEPTSLPEIKQLTSRPVRPSLEDREREGFGAAPTEAPGTQSLHASWLGRAVGCLLGKPVEKLPLHGIRAIARSTSNWPLNTWFTHRGLPRDVAERHPWNRRSRPTSLAENIDGMPEDDDLNYPLLGLLLLRRHGTGFTTEDVARLWLDELPAGRTFTAERIAYRNLLEGIEPPDTAVHRNPFREWVGAQIRADVFGWTNPGDPARAAELAHADATLTHTANGVYGAMFVAAAIAHAAAPTATTTGTAVPTATTPHTATPPRTTPTIHPTPTIDAIPTAPTIHTALNAGLSVIPPGSRYAQAIRFGIETARAEPTGTPAGFASVVDTLHARYAHDHHWVHVLPNAALLAAALTHADGDFTGSICRAVSGGWDTDSNGATAGSITGLLAGSPDAIDDRWTTPLKNRLATSVADFDGIGFDELARLTQEART, from the coding sequence ATGCTGCGCCTCACCTGGGTCCAGCCCGAGGACCTGCTCGGCCACGAGCTGCGCCAGGCGGCACAGGACGGCCGGGACGCGAGCGGCGTGGAGCGCCGCTGGCACGAGGCGGGCGGCCTCCCGCCCCCCGATCGCGCGGGAGCGTCACCGCCGGCCCAGGACCCGAGGCTGCGCGCACTGGCGAACACGCTCCTGGACGAACTGGCGTCAACACAGAGCCCCCTGAGGGCACTTGAACCGACCTCTTTGCCGGAGATCAAGCAGCTCACCTCTCGACCGGTCCGTCCGTCGCTCGAGGACAGGGAACGCGAAGGCTTCGGGGCGGCGCCCACAGAAGCCCCCGGGACGCAGAGCCTGCACGCGTCCTGGCTGGGCAGAGCGGTCGGCTGCCTCCTGGGCAAACCCGTGGAGAAACTTCCCCTTCACGGCATCCGGGCCATCGCGAGGTCCACGTCCAACTGGCCCCTGAACACATGGTTCACGCACCGGGGCCTCCCGCGGGACGTGGCGGAGCGCCACCCCTGGAACCGCCGATCCCGCCCCACCTCCCTCGCCGAGAACATCGACGGGATGCCGGAGGACGACGACCTCAACTACCCGCTCCTCGGCCTGCTCCTGCTCCGGCGCCACGGCACCGGCTTCACCACGGAGGACGTGGCGCGGCTGTGGCTCGACGAGTTGCCGGCGGGCCGCACGTTCACCGCGGAGCGCATCGCGTACCGCAATCTCCTGGAGGGCATCGAGCCCCCGGACACGGCCGTGCACCGCAACCCGTTCCGGGAGTGGGTCGGCGCCCAGATCCGCGCGGACGTCTTCGGCTGGACGAACCCCGGCGACCCCGCCCGGGCGGCCGAACTGGCCCACGCGGACGCGACGTTGACGCACACGGCGAACGGCGTGTACGGCGCGATGTTCGTAGCGGCAGCCATCGCCCACGCGGCAGCACCCACCGCCACGACAACCGGCACGGCAGTACCCACCGCCACCACGCCTCACACCGCGACACCACCCCGCACGACCCCCACCATCCACCCCACCCCCACCATCGACGCCATCCCCACCGCCCCCACCATCCACACCGCCCTCAACGCCGGCCTCTCCGTGATCCCACCCGGCTCGCGCTACGCCCAGGCAATCCGCTTCGGCATCGAGACGGCGCGCGCCGAACCCACCGGCACCCCGGCCGGCTTCGCATCCGTGGTCGACACACTCCACGCCCGCTATGCCCACGACCACCACTGGGTGCACGTCCTGCCCAACGCGGCGCTCCTCGCCGCCGCGCTCACCCACGCCGACGGCGACTTCACGGGGTCCATCTGCCGTGCGGTGTCGGGTGGCTGGGACACCGACTCGAACGGCGCGACGGCCGGTTCGATCACCGGCCTTCTCGCCGGCTCCCCCGACGCGATCGACGACCGCTGGACCACCCCGCTCAAGAACCGTCTGGCGACCTCGGTCGCCGACTTCGACGGGATCGGCTTCGACGAACTGGCCAGGCTCACTCAGGAGGCCCGCACATGA
- a CDS encoding ADP-ribosylglycohydrolase family protein gives MSVGLDPDPSPGAEGPRRLGTVPHRRPPAAISLRDRARGALLGLAVGDALGAPAENMKPSQIRERWGRIEGFVSPDPAGTDDTEYAIFSGLLLADHGSALTVGHVEAAWHTWIADLDEGPFRGAGFSERGTLENLRRGLAAPISAQHRHAWSDGLAMRAAPFGVYAAGRPAEAARLVTVDGSVSHDGEGILGGRAVAAGVAAAMVSHNPDTVVQAALSAIPEDSWTARSLHRAVAAARSARRDPDGTQLSMEREVRRAVVIGGYPWPDLAPEAVGLAFGAFAAARGEFRESVLMAVNMGRDADTTAAVAGALAGALRGERAIPADWATTIGPVRGNCLPSMTGRHILDIANTLTPKPPLHPDPPAGTTP, from the coding sequence ATGAGCGTCGGCCTCGACCCCGACCCGTCGCCGGGCGCGGAAGGTCCCCGAAGGCTCGGCACGGTCCCGCACCGCCGGCCGCCGGCCGCGATCTCCCTGCGGGACCGTGCCCGGGGAGCCCTGCTCGGCCTCGCGGTGGGCGACGCACTCGGCGCGCCCGCCGAGAACATGAAGCCGTCGCAGATCCGCGAACGATGGGGCCGTATCGAGGGGTTCGTCTCGCCGGACCCGGCGGGCACGGACGACACCGAGTACGCGATCTTCTCGGGCCTGCTGCTCGCGGACCACGGTTCGGCGCTCACCGTGGGGCATGTCGAGGCGGCCTGGCACACCTGGATCGCCGACCTCGACGAGGGCCCGTTCCGGGGCGCGGGCTTCAGCGAGAGAGGAACCCTGGAGAACCTGCGCCGGGGACTTGCGGCACCCATCTCGGCGCAGCACCGCCATGCGTGGAGCGACGGACTCGCCATGCGGGCGGCGCCGTTCGGGGTGTACGCGGCGGGCCGTCCGGCGGAGGCGGCACGCCTCGTCACGGTGGACGGCTCGGTGTCGCACGACGGGGAGGGCATCCTCGGAGGCCGGGCGGTGGCGGCCGGGGTCGCGGCGGCGATGGTGAGCCACAACCCGGACACGGTGGTCCAGGCAGCCCTGTCCGCGATCCCCGAGGACTCCTGGACAGCACGCTCGCTGCACCGCGCGGTGGCGGCGGCCCGCAGCGCCCGCCGCGACCCCGACGGCACCCAGCTCTCCATGGAACGAGAGGTACGCCGGGCCGTGGTGATCGGCGGCTACCCCTGGCCGGACCTGGCCCCCGAGGCGGTGGGCCTGGCGTTCGGCGCGTTCGCCGCGGCCCGGGGCGAGTTCAGGGAGTCGGTCCTGATGGCGGTGAACATGGGCCGCGACGCGGACACGACGGCCGCGGTGGCCGGTGCCCTGGCCGGCGCGCTACGCGGCGAACGCGCGATCCCCGCCGACTGGGCGACGACGATCGGCCCGGTCCGAGGCAACTGCCTCCCGTCAATGACAGGCCGTCACATCCTGGACATCGCCAACACCTTGACCCCCAAACCTCCGCTACACCCCGACCCCCCGGCGGGGACCACACCGTGA
- a CDS encoding ADP-ribosylglycohydrolase family protein, with the protein MTTPTTATPAPTPKRTPTPPFTPRSLEDRTTGALLGAAVGDALGGPVEGWTPEAIAERHGGRVRGIVEPFHKDAWRTARPIAPYHKGDGHVTDDTLMTHALIRVYENVRDHLDAYAVADHLVPDLITNTRWIPELEAEALPLQRIFLAEKWIVARIHYGHVDPREAGVGNIVNCGAAMYMAPVGAVNAGNPGRAYEEALDVAGAHQSSYGREAAGVFAAAVAAAFGPDATPESVVEEALALAKDGTRSAIEAVCEVARDHTDFEDALGPLREAVAPFDTVGPEYRKPSLGARRPSRLHAIEELPIALGMLLVGRGDFRQTVLGSVNYGRDCDSIATMSGAIVGALYGESAVPREWSGEVARASRLDLHTPAASLARVTREVFAKDMTRRRSHEAAFAELTATAGS; encoded by the coding sequence ATGACCACCCCCACAACGGCCACACCCGCACCCACCCCGAAGCGAACCCCGACTCCGCCCTTCACCCCCCGTTCCCTGGAGGACCGCACCACCGGAGCGCTGCTCGGCGCCGCGGTGGGCGACGCGCTCGGCGGCCCGGTGGAGGGCTGGACGCCGGAGGCGATCGCGGAGCGCCACGGCGGCCGGGTCCGCGGCATCGTGGAGCCGTTCCACAAGGACGCCTGGCGTACGGCCCGCCCGATCGCCCCGTACCACAAGGGCGACGGTCACGTCACCGACGACACCTTGATGACGCACGCGCTGATCAGGGTCTACGAGAACGTACGGGACCACCTGGACGCGTACGCGGTCGCGGACCACCTCGTCCCCGACCTGATCACCAACACCCGCTGGATCCCGGAGCTGGAGGCGGAGGCGCTCCCCCTCCAGCGGATCTTCCTGGCCGAGAAGTGGATCGTGGCGCGCATTCACTACGGCCATGTGGACCCGCGCGAGGCGGGCGTGGGCAACATCGTCAACTGCGGCGCGGCGATGTACATGGCTCCGGTCGGAGCGGTGAACGCGGGCAACCCCGGCAGGGCGTACGAGGAGGCGCTGGACGTCGCGGGCGCGCACCAGTCGTCGTACGGCAGGGAGGCGGCGGGCGTCTTCGCGGCCGCCGTCGCCGCGGCGTTCGGGCCGGACGCGACGCCGGAGTCGGTGGTCGAGGAGGCGCTGGCTCTCGCGAAGGACGGCACGAGGTCGGCGATCGAAGCGGTGTGCGAAGTGGCGCGTGACCACACGGACTTCGAGGACGCGCTGGGACCGCTGCGGGAGGCGGTGGCGCCGTTCGACACGGTCGGCCCCGAGTACCGCAAGCCCTCACTCGGGGCCCGCCGCCCGTCCCGGCTGCACGCGATCGAGGAGCTGCCGATCGCGCTCGGGATGCTCCTGGTCGGCCGAGGCGACTTCCGGCAGACGGTCCTCGGCTCGGTCAACTACGGCCGTGACTGCGACTCGATCGCGACGATGAGCGGTGCGATCGTGGGTGCGCTGTACGGGGAGTCGGCGGTGCCGCGGGAGTGGAGCGGGGAGGTGGCCCGCGCGAGCAGACTCGACCTGCACACACCGGCGGCCTCACTGGCCCGGGTCACGCGCGAGGTCTTCGCCAAGGACATGACCCGCCGCCGCTCCCACGAGGCGGCGTTCGCCGAACTCACCGCGACCGCGGGGTCGTGA
- a CDS encoding HpcH/HpaI aldolase/citrate lyase family protein — protein MTAQSYETFLTWLYAPGDRPEVVAKALDSGADVVLIDLEDAVAPDRKTYALDATAELLAEKHPVPVHVRVNALDSPRAESEVRRLTPLPGLGALRLPKVHGPADLDRVSDWSVEVPPLYALLESALGVEQAFEIARHPGVRGIALGEADLRAELGVANGEGLAWPRGRAVVAARAAALPPPPQSVYPDVRDTVGLARSCSHGRALGFFGRMAIHPRQLPVIEAAFLPTAAEVDAATEVVGAAATEAGALALPDGRFVDAAIVSDARRVLALASHRRGG, from the coding sequence GTGACCGCCCAGTCCTACGAGACGTTCCTGACCTGGCTCTACGCCCCGGGCGACCGCCCGGAGGTGGTGGCGAAGGCCCTCGACTCGGGCGCCGACGTGGTCCTGATCGACCTGGAGGACGCGGTCGCCCCCGACCGCAAGACGTACGCCCTCGACGCGACGGCCGAGCTGCTCGCCGAGAAGCACCCGGTGCCGGTGCATGTGCGGGTCAACGCGCTGGACTCGCCGCGCGCCGAGTCCGAGGTCAGACGGCTCACCCCGCTCCCGGGCCTCGGTGCCCTGCGCCTCCCCAAGGTCCACGGCCCCGCCGACCTGGACCGTGTCTCGGACTGGTCGGTCGAGGTGCCGCCCCTGTACGCCCTCCTCGAGTCGGCGCTCGGCGTCGAGCAGGCATTCGAGATCGCGCGACATCCCGGCGTACGGGGCATCGCGCTGGGCGAGGCTGATCTGAGGGCGGAGCTCGGCGTGGCGAACGGCGAGGGGCTGGCGTGGCCACGCGGGCGGGCGGTCGTCGCCGCGCGCGCCGCGGCGCTGCCCCCGCCGCCGCAGTCCGTCTACCCGGATGTCCGGGACACGGTGGGCCTGGCCCGCTCCTGTTCGCATGGCCGGGCGCTCGGCTTCTTCGGCCGTATGGCGATCCACCCCCGCCAGCTCCCCGTCATCGAGGCGGCGTTCCTGCCGACGGCGGCGGAGGTGGACGCGGCGACGGAGGTCGTCGGCGCCGCCGCCACGGAGGCGGGGGCCCTGGCACTGCCCGACGGCCGCTTCGTCGACGCGGCGATCGTGTCGGACGCGCGCCGGGTCCTGGCGCTGGCGTCACACCGTCGCGGGGGCTGA
- a CDS encoding CaiB/BaiF CoA transferase family protein, translating into MNSDHDQHTATRTPGTPTPNAPQNPAPLQGLRVIDLATLFAGPLAATMLGDFGADVIKVEHPRKPDPSRGHGPSKDGVGLWWKLLGRNKRNITLDLSTPGGREILLKLVADADVLIENFRPGTLEKWNLGWEELNAANPRLVLTRVTAFGQFGPYSPRPGFGTLAEAMSGFAALTGEPDGPPTLPPFGLADSIAALSTSYAVMAALQGRERTGRGQVVDMAIIEPMLTVLGPQPIWYDQLGYVQPRTGNRSTNNAPRNTYRTSDNKWVAVSTSAQSIAERVMRLVGRPELIDEPWFETGSGRAGHADELDAAVGSWIARHSRDDVLAAFEKAEAAIAPVFDIRDVMENEQYQALGSITEVPDPELGTVRMQNVLFRLSETPGAIKWAGRPHGADTDEILTGLGLSPSEITTLRESGTL; encoded by the coding sequence ATGAACTCCGATCACGACCAGCACACCGCCACCCGCACGCCCGGCACACCCACACCCAACGCCCCCCAAAACCCCGCCCCGTTGCAGGGCCTGCGCGTCATCGACCTGGCCACCCTCTTCGCCGGCCCGCTCGCCGCGACCATGCTGGGCGACTTCGGCGCCGACGTGATCAAGGTCGAGCATCCCCGTAAACCCGACCCGTCCCGAGGCCACGGCCCGTCGAAGGACGGCGTCGGCCTGTGGTGGAAGCTCCTCGGCCGCAACAAGCGGAACATCACGCTCGATCTCTCCACACCCGGCGGGCGCGAGATCCTCCTCAAGCTGGTCGCGGACGCGGACGTACTGATCGAGAACTTCCGTCCCGGCACCCTGGAGAAGTGGAACCTCGGCTGGGAGGAGCTGAACGCCGCCAACCCGCGCCTGGTGCTCACCCGCGTCACCGCCTTCGGCCAGTTCGGACCGTACTCGCCGCGCCCCGGATTCGGCACGCTCGCCGAGGCGATGAGCGGCTTCGCGGCGCTCACGGGCGAGCCCGACGGCCCTCCGACACTCCCGCCGTTCGGCCTCGCGGACTCGATCGCCGCCCTCTCCACGTCGTACGCGGTGATGGCCGCGCTCCAGGGCCGCGAGCGGACGGGGCGGGGCCAGGTCGTCGACATGGCGATCATCGAGCCGATGCTGACGGTCCTCGGCCCGCAGCCCATCTGGTACGACCAGCTCGGCTACGTACAGCCGCGCACCGGGAACCGGTCCACGAACAACGCGCCGCGCAACACCTACCGCACGAGCGACAACAAATGGGTGGCGGTCTCCACGTCCGCCCAGTCGATCGCCGAGCGGGTGATGCGCCTGGTCGGCCGCCCCGAGCTGATCGACGAGCCGTGGTTCGAGACGGGGTCGGGCCGCGCGGGCCACGCCGACGAACTCGACGCGGCGGTCGGCTCCTGGATCGCCCGGCACTCGCGGGACGACGTCCTCGCGGCCTTCGAGAAGGCGGAGGCCGCCATCGCCCCCGTCTTCGACATCCGCGACGTGATGGAGAACGAGCAGTACCAGGCGCTCGGCTCGATCACCGAGGTGCCCGACCCCGAGCTGGGCACGGTCAGGATGCAGAACGTGCTGTTCCGCCTCTCCGAGACCCCCGGCGCGATCAAGTGGGCCGGCCGCCCCCACGGCGCCGACACGGACGAGATCCTTACGGGCCTCGGCCTTTCCCCCTCGGAGATCACCACCCTCCGCGAGTCGGGCACGCTGTGA
- a CDS encoding VIT1/CCC1 transporter family protein, which yields MAIIETEATLHDAHRDNHTHRDVNGGWLRPAVFGAMDGLVSNLALMTGVAGGAVSQQTIIITGLSGLAAGAFSMAAGEYTSVASQRELVEAELDVERRELRKHPADEERELADLYMSRGVEPDLAREVARQLSKDPEQALEIHAREELGIDPGDLPSPTVAAVSSFGSFALGALLPLLPYLLGASALWPAVLLALVGLFACGAIVAKVTARSWWFSGVRQLALGGAAAGVTYLLGSLFGTAVG from the coding sequence ATGGCCATCATCGAGACCGAAGCGACGCTGCACGACGCGCACCGTGACAACCACACGCACCGCGACGTCAACGGTGGCTGGCTGCGCCCCGCGGTGTTCGGCGCGATGGACGGACTCGTCTCGAACCTGGCCCTGATGACCGGTGTCGCGGGCGGCGCCGTGTCGCAGCAGACGATCATCATCACCGGGCTCTCCGGCCTCGCCGCCGGCGCCTTCTCGATGGCCGCCGGCGAGTACACCTCCGTCGCCTCCCAGCGTGAGCTGGTCGAGGCCGAACTCGACGTCGAGCGGCGGGAGTTGAGGAAGCATCCGGCGGACGAGGAGCGGGAGCTCGCCGACCTCTACATGTCGCGTGGCGTGGAGCCCGACCTCGCCCGGGAAGTCGCGCGCCAGCTGTCGAAGGACCCCGAGCAGGCCCTCGAGATCCACGCGCGCGAGGAGCTGGGCATCGACCCGGGCGACCTGCCGTCGCCGACCGTCGCCGCCGTCTCCTCCTTCGGGTCCTTCGCGCTCGGCGCCCTGCTTCCGCTGCTGCCCTATCTGCTCGGTGCGAGCGCCCTGTGGCCCGCGGTCCTGCTCGCGCTCGTCGGGCTCTTCGCCTGCGGGGCCATCGTGGCCAAGGTGACGGCGCGGTCCTGGTGGTTCAGCGGGGTACGCCAGCTGGCTCTCGGTGGTGCCGCGGCGGGTGTGACGTATCTCCTGGGCAGCCTGTTCGGTACGGCCGTAGGATGA
- a CDS encoding LacI family DNA-binding transcriptional regulator produces MSPVPGGGQPTIVSIARQAGVSIASVSRVLNGLGARRETVERVERAASDLGYVPNAVARSLKDGRTRQLTFALPDIGNPAYVAMVRAVQSVTKTAGYRLLLHSTDAAVDDELAVLRSLGDRTSDGLIICPIRITDDHIEALTCAAGPVVVMGSLPSGVPVDSVRADSVTGAALAVRHLHDTGCRRIAFINGPSDTVPGRNREEGYRAALAECGLVYDDALVAETGFGIEAGARAAAELLGRRPDAVFCANDRLALGTARALHARGLRIPQDVAVAGMDDSVLARSVWPPLTSVDLGSAERGRRAAELLLERLDGTAPVPRGTTATAPPRLVVRASTAPPTENTRST; encoded by the coding sequence ATGTCTCCGGTGCCGGGCGGCGGCCAGCCGACGATCGTGTCGATCGCGCGGCAGGCCGGGGTCTCCATCGCCTCGGTCTCCCGTGTCCTCAACGGCCTGGGCGCACGGCGGGAGACCGTCGAGCGGGTGGAGCGTGCCGCGTCGGACCTCGGCTACGTACCCAACGCCGTGGCCCGCTCGCTCAAGGACGGCAGGACCCGGCAGCTCACCTTCGCGCTGCCCGACATCGGCAACCCCGCCTACGTGGCGATGGTCCGCGCCGTCCAGAGCGTCACCAAAACAGCGGGCTACCGCCTGCTCCTGCACTCCACGGACGCGGCCGTCGACGACGAACTCGCCGTCCTGCGCAGCCTCGGCGACCGCACCAGCGACGGCCTGATCATCTGCCCCATCCGCATCACCGACGACCACATCGAGGCGCTGACCTGCGCGGCGGGCCCCGTCGTGGTCATGGGCTCCCTGCCGTCCGGGGTGCCCGTGGACAGTGTCCGCGCCGACTCGGTGACGGGCGCGGCCCTCGCCGTACGCCATCTGCACGACACCGGCTGCCGCCGCATCGCGTTCATCAACGGTCCCTCCGACACAGTCCCCGGCCGCAACCGCGAGGAGGGCTACCGCGCGGCTCTCGCCGAGTGCGGACTCGTGTACGACGACGCGCTGGTCGCCGAGACCGGCTTCGGCATCGAGGCGGGCGCCCGGGCCGCCGCAGAACTGCTCGGCCGGCGGCCCGACGCCGTGTTCTGCGCCAACGACCGGCTGGCGCTGGGCACGGCCCGCGCACTGCACGCGCGAGGCCTGCGCATACCGCAGGACGTCGCGGTCGCGGGGATGGACGACAGCGTGCTCGCCCGCTCCGTGTGGCCCCCGCTGACCAGCGTCGACCTGGGCTCGGCAGAACGCGGGCGGCGCGCGGCCGAACTCCTGCTGGAACGCCTGGACGGCACGGCCCCGGTCCCCCGCGGCACCACGGCCACGGCCCCACCGCGCCTGGTGGTCCGCGCATCCACAGCACCGCCGACCGAGAACACGAGGTCCACATGA